The Apium graveolens cultivar Ventura chromosome 11, ASM990537v1, whole genome shotgun sequence genome has a window encoding:
- the LOC141698045 gene encoding pentatricopeptide repeat-containing protein At3g29290 isoform X2 has translation MTELLKSSVAICMNFNGWFSYKHQVSASRIHNLGNPYRVFDCSSGFCLDIKANIMRANFNSKNCFLLDGLHLRTPRSYKLARASSMDDVDVVSRNVASFRNAIVENEKDNFDAESVKRELPPWGNLEMKGNSEFLSDGFIEASVKPEDKVVTITNMLYFLEETDEEVLSNRILKLSRSNKVASALSLYRSMEFSKLRPNLHAFNSLLSCLVRNQVIDEALKVFEFMKENEMTTGHTYSLILKAVANARGCNAALDMCEVLLGKNYIQKDFDAIVYNTMLSICGKANDWVQTERIWRNLKDNGHAGTIVTYRLLVCIFVRCSQNELALDAYHEMIHNSVEPTDDVMQAIIGACSKEGEWEMALSVFHNMLNQGMNPNAVACNALINSLGKANKANLALEVYGIMKSLGHVPDAYTWNAILGALYRADEHADVLRLFQNLQATQDSKISLQMYNTALMSCKRLGSWERALQLLWQLESSGLPVSTVSYNLAIGTCEVARKPQIALQVYERMLHQHHTPDLFTVLSLIRSCIWGSLWHETEQILNVPQNASLYNVAIQGMFLRGKIDSAKKLYNEMRENGCEPDGKTRALMLQNMRKHSVKGAKRKRLTQWKV, from the exons ATGACTGAACTTTTAAAGAGTTCAGTAGCTATTTGTATGAATTTTAATGGGTGGTTTAGCTACAAACATCAAGTATCTGCTTCAAGAATTCATAACTTGGGAAACCCATATCGGGTTTTTGATTGTTCGTCGggtttttgtttagatataaaAGCAAACATAATGCGTGCAAACTTTAATAGCAAGAACTGTTTTCTGCTTGATGGATTGCATTTGAGAACACCGAGAAGTTATAAGTTAGCTAGGGCCTCAAGCATGGACGATGTGGATGTCGTAAGTCGTAATGTAGCTAGCTTTAGGAATGCAATTGTCGAAAATGAAAAAGATAATTTTGATGCAGAGTCTGTGAAACGTGAATTGCCTCCGTGGGGAAATTTGGAAATGAAAGGGAATTCTGAGTTTTTGAGTGACGGATTTATTGAGGCGTCAGTGAAACCTGAGGATAAAGTGGTCACGATAACGAACATGTTGTATTTTTTAGAGGAAACGGATGAAGAGGTTTTGTCAAATAGGATATTGAAGCTTAGCAGGTCGAATAAGGTCGCGAGTGCTTTGAGTTTGTATAGGTCCATGGAATTTTCTAAACTGCGCCCTAACTTACATGCTTTCAATTCTCTTCTCTCTTGCCTTGTGAGAAATCAAGTGATTGATGAAGCGTTAAAAGTCTTTGAGTTTATGAAGGAAAACGAGATGACGACAGGCCATACATATAGCTTGATACTTAAAGCAGTTGCAAATGCCCGGGGTTGTAATGCTGCACTAGATATGTGTGAAGTTTTGTTGGGGAAAAATTATATTCAGAAAGACTTTGATGCAATTGTGTATAACACAATGTTGTCAATTTGTGGAAAAGCAAATGATTGGGTTCAGACTGAAAGAATTTGGAGAAATTTGAAAGATAATGGCCATGCTGGAACAATAGTGACTTACCGTTTGTTGGTCTGCATATTTGTTCGTTGCAGCCAGAATGAACTAGCTCTTGATGCTTACCATGAGATGATTCATAATAGTGTGGAACCAACTGATGATGTGATGCAAGCTATTATAGGAGCATGCTCAAAAGAGGGTGAATGGGAAATGGCTCTAAGTGTCTTCCACAATATGTTGAACCAAGGGATGAATCCAAATGCAGTTGCATGTAATGCTTTGATTAATTCGCTCGGGAAAGCCAACAAGGCCAACTTAGCTCTTGAGGTTTATGGTATTATGAAATCTTTGGGACATGTTCCCGATGCGTACACATGGAACGCAATACTTGGTGCTTTATACAGGGCAGATGAACATGCTGATGTTCTTCGGCTCTTTCAAAATCTCCAAGCTACACAAGATTCTAAAATAAGTTTACAAATGTACAATACTGCTTTGATGTCTTGCAAGAGACTCGGATCATGGGAAAGAGCTCTGCAGCTACTATGGCAGTTGGAATCCTCTGGTTTACCCGTCTCAACTGTATCATATAATCTTGCTATTGGAACTTGTGAGGTTGCAAGGAAGCCACAGATAGCATTACAAGTATATGAGCGCATGCTTCACCAACATCACACCCCAGATCTATTTACTGTACTGTCACTAATAAGAAGTTGCATCTGGGGTTCTCTTTGGCATGAAACAGAACAAATACTTAAT GTTCCGCAGAACGCATCTCTTTACAATGTTGCTATACAGGGGATGTTCTTAAGGGGCAAGATTGACTCAGCAAAGAAGTTATATAATGAAATGCGAGAAAATGGTTGTGAACCTGATGGTAAAACTCGGGCATTAATGCTTCAAAACATGCGGAAACACTCAGTTAAGGGGGCAAAAAG GAAGAGATTAACCCAATGGAAAGTATGA
- the LOC141698045 gene encoding pentatricopeptide repeat-containing protein At3g29290 isoform X1: MTELLKSSVAICMNFNGWFSYKHQVSASRIHNLGNPYRVFDCSSGFCLDIKANIMRANFNSKNCFLLDGLHLRTPRSYKLARASSMDDVDVVSRNVASFRNAIVENEKDNFDAESVKRELPPWGNLEMKGNSEFLSDGFIEASVKPEDKVVTITNMLYFLEETDEEVLSNRILKLSRSNKVASALSLYRSMEFSKLRPNLHAFNSLLSCLVRNQVIDEALKVFEFMKENEMTTGHTYSLILKAVANARGCNAALDMCEVLLGKNYIQKDFDAIVYNTMLSICGKANDWVQTERIWRNLKDNGHAGTIVTYRLLVCIFVRCSQNELALDAYHEMIHNSVEPTDDVMQAIIGACSKEGEWEMALSVFHNMLNQGMNPNAVACNALINSLGKANKANLALEVYGIMKSLGHVPDAYTWNAILGALYRADEHADVLRLFQNLQATQDSKISLQMYNTALMSCKRLGSWERALQLLWQLESSGLPVSTVSYNLAIGTCEVARKPQIALQVYERMLHQHHTPDLFTVLSLIRSCIWGSLWHETEQILNQVPQNASLYNVAIQGMFLRGKIDSAKKLYNEMRENGCEPDGKTRALMLQNMRKHSVKGAKRKRLTQWKV; this comes from the exons ATGACTGAACTTTTAAAGAGTTCAGTAGCTATTTGTATGAATTTTAATGGGTGGTTTAGCTACAAACATCAAGTATCTGCTTCAAGAATTCATAACTTGGGAAACCCATATCGGGTTTTTGATTGTTCGTCGggtttttgtttagatataaaAGCAAACATAATGCGTGCAAACTTTAATAGCAAGAACTGTTTTCTGCTTGATGGATTGCATTTGAGAACACCGAGAAGTTATAAGTTAGCTAGGGCCTCAAGCATGGACGATGTGGATGTCGTAAGTCGTAATGTAGCTAGCTTTAGGAATGCAATTGTCGAAAATGAAAAAGATAATTTTGATGCAGAGTCTGTGAAACGTGAATTGCCTCCGTGGGGAAATTTGGAAATGAAAGGGAATTCTGAGTTTTTGAGTGACGGATTTATTGAGGCGTCAGTGAAACCTGAGGATAAAGTGGTCACGATAACGAACATGTTGTATTTTTTAGAGGAAACGGATGAAGAGGTTTTGTCAAATAGGATATTGAAGCTTAGCAGGTCGAATAAGGTCGCGAGTGCTTTGAGTTTGTATAGGTCCATGGAATTTTCTAAACTGCGCCCTAACTTACATGCTTTCAATTCTCTTCTCTCTTGCCTTGTGAGAAATCAAGTGATTGATGAAGCGTTAAAAGTCTTTGAGTTTATGAAGGAAAACGAGATGACGACAGGCCATACATATAGCTTGATACTTAAAGCAGTTGCAAATGCCCGGGGTTGTAATGCTGCACTAGATATGTGTGAAGTTTTGTTGGGGAAAAATTATATTCAGAAAGACTTTGATGCAATTGTGTATAACACAATGTTGTCAATTTGTGGAAAAGCAAATGATTGGGTTCAGACTGAAAGAATTTGGAGAAATTTGAAAGATAATGGCCATGCTGGAACAATAGTGACTTACCGTTTGTTGGTCTGCATATTTGTTCGTTGCAGCCAGAATGAACTAGCTCTTGATGCTTACCATGAGATGATTCATAATAGTGTGGAACCAACTGATGATGTGATGCAAGCTATTATAGGAGCATGCTCAAAAGAGGGTGAATGGGAAATGGCTCTAAGTGTCTTCCACAATATGTTGAACCAAGGGATGAATCCAAATGCAGTTGCATGTAATGCTTTGATTAATTCGCTCGGGAAAGCCAACAAGGCCAACTTAGCTCTTGAGGTTTATGGTATTATGAAATCTTTGGGACATGTTCCCGATGCGTACACATGGAACGCAATACTTGGTGCTTTATACAGGGCAGATGAACATGCTGATGTTCTTCGGCTCTTTCAAAATCTCCAAGCTACACAAGATTCTAAAATAAGTTTACAAATGTACAATACTGCTTTGATGTCTTGCAAGAGACTCGGATCATGGGAAAGAGCTCTGCAGCTACTATGGCAGTTGGAATCCTCTGGTTTACCCGTCTCAACTGTATCATATAATCTTGCTATTGGAACTTGTGAGGTTGCAAGGAAGCCACAGATAGCATTACAAGTATATGAGCGCATGCTTCACCAACATCACACCCCAGATCTATTTACTGTACTGTCACTAATAAGAAGTTGCATCTGGGGTTCTCTTTGGCATGAAACAGAACAAATACTTAAT CAGGTTCCGCAGAACGCATCTCTTTACAATGTTGCTATACAGGGGATGTTCTTAAGGGGCAAGATTGACTCAGCAAAGAAGTTATATAATGAAATGCGAGAAAATGGTTGTGAACCTGATGGTAAAACTCGGGCATTAATGCTTCAAAACATGCGGAAACACTCAGTTAAGGGGGCAAAAAG GAAGAGATTAACCCAATGGAAAGTATGA